One genomic region from Quercus robur chromosome 4, dhQueRobu3.1, whole genome shotgun sequence encodes:
- the LOC126721306 gene encoding uncharacterized protein LOC126721306, whose protein sequence is MAAPGRTSIYQSEVMSVSNLHREILTPKAKRGRTQARPTLSLLDEDKAGTHQPHNDALVVTIQIGGYDVKRVLVDQGSGAEIMYPNLYKGLGVKPEDLDSYNSPLVGFDRKMVVLKGMVKLPIQMGSRVVEVNFIVVEAYSPYTAILARPWLHAMKAASSTLHLKVKYPSGEQFEELVGSQAVAR, encoded by the coding sequence ATGGCAGCTCCAGGTCGAACAAGTATATATCAATCTGAGGTGATGTCTGTATCAAACTTGCACAGAGAAATTCTCACCCCTAAGGCTAAGCGAGGGAGGACGCAAGCCCGACCAACTCTTAGTTTATTGGATGAAGATAAGGCTGGAACTCATCAACCCCACAATGATGCGTTGGTAGTAACGATTCAAATTGGGGGctatgatgtgaagagagttTTAGTAGATCAGGGTAGTGGGGCAGAGATCATGTACCCTAATCTATACAAGGGATTAGGGGTTAAGCCAGAGGATCTGGACAGTTACAATTCACCCTTGGTGGGATTCGATAGGAAGATGGTTGTCCTTAAGGGTATGGTTAAGTTGCCTATTCAGATGGGTTCTAGAGTAGTGGAAGTGAATTTCATTGTGGTGGAGGCATATTCACCTTATACAGCCATTTTGGCGAGACCATGGCTTCATGCCATGAAGGCTGCGTCTTCAACTTTGCATCTAAAGGTGAAGTACCCCTCTGGGGAGCAATTTGAAGAACTTGTTGGGAGCCAGGCCGTGGCACGGTAA